In Acidovorax sp. GBBC 1281, a single window of DNA contains:
- the clpA gene encoding ATP-dependent Clp protease ATP-binding subunit ClpA — MIAQELEVSLHMAFVEARQQRHEFITVEHLLLALLDNPSAAEVLRACSANIDDLRSSLANFIKDNTPQVAGTDEVDTQPTLGFQRVIQRAIMHVQSTGNGKKEVTGANVLVAIFGEKDSHAVYYLHQQGVTRLDVVNFIAHGIKKGEPPEPAKPENQAEGEEGGGGGERNEKASPLEQYTQNLNQAAKDGKIDPLIGRHYEVERTIQILCRRRKNNPLLVGEAGVGKTAIAEGLAWRITQNDVPEILAEAVVYSLDMGALLAGTKYRGDFEQRLKGVLKSLKDKPNAVLFIDEIHTLIGAGAASGGTLDASNLLKPALSSGQLKCIGATTFTEYRGIFEKDAALSRRFQKVDVVEPTVQETVDILKGLKSRFEEHHSVKYAAAALQAAAELSAKYINDRHLPDKAIDVIDEAGAAQRIQVASKRKKTIGKAEIEEIVAKIARIPPANVSNDDRSKLQTIERDLKSVVFGQDKALEVLASAVKMARSGLGKGDKPIGSFLFSGPTGVGKTEAAKQLAYIMGIELIRFDMSEYMERHAVSRLIGAPPGYVGFDQGGLLTEAVTKKPHSVLLLDEIEKAHPDIFNVLLQVMDHGTLTDNNGRKADFRNVIIIMTTNAGAETMNKATIGFTNPRQAGDEMGDIKRLFTPEFRNRLDAIVNFKALDEQIILRVVDKFLLQLETQLSEKKVEVTFTDTLRKHLAKKGFDPLMGARPMQRLIQDTIRRALADELLFGRLTEGGRLTVDIEVKTDEKGVETPEVLLDIQPLPKRERSAKSEPAEPEEATAD, encoded by the coding sequence ATGATTGCCCAGGAACTGGAAGTCAGCTTGCACATGGCCTTTGTCGAGGCCCGCCAGCAGCGCCACGAGTTCATTACCGTGGAGCATCTGCTGCTTGCACTGCTAGATAACCCCAGCGCAGCCGAGGTGCTGCGCGCATGTTCGGCCAACATCGATGATCTGCGTTCATCGCTGGCCAATTTCATCAAAGACAATACCCCTCAGGTCGCCGGCACCGACGAGGTGGACACGCAGCCCACGCTGGGTTTCCAGCGCGTGATCCAGCGCGCCATCATGCATGTGCAGTCCACGGGCAACGGCAAGAAGGAAGTCACGGGCGCCAACGTGCTCGTGGCCATCTTCGGCGAGAAGGATTCGCACGCCGTGTACTACCTGCACCAGCAGGGCGTCACGCGCCTGGACGTGGTCAATTTCATTGCCCACGGCATCAAGAAAGGCGAGCCGCCGGAACCTGCCAAGCCTGAGAACCAGGCCGAAGGCGAAGAGGGCGGTGGCGGTGGCGAGCGCAACGAGAAAGCCTCGCCGCTCGAGCAATACACCCAGAACCTCAATCAGGCGGCCAAGGACGGCAAGATCGACCCGCTGATCGGCCGCCACTACGAGGTCGAGCGCACGATCCAGATCCTGTGCCGGCGCCGCAAGAACAACCCGCTGCTCGTGGGCGAAGCCGGCGTGGGCAAGACGGCCATCGCCGAGGGCCTGGCGTGGCGCATCACGCAGAACGACGTGCCGGAGATCCTGGCCGAGGCGGTGGTGTATTCGCTCGACATGGGCGCCTTGCTGGCGGGCACCAAGTACCGTGGTGATTTCGAACAGCGCCTGAAGGGTGTGCTCAAGTCGCTCAAGGACAAGCCCAACGCGGTGCTGTTCATCGACGAAATCCACACGCTGATCGGCGCCGGTGCGGCCTCGGGCGGCACGCTGGACGCGTCCAACCTGCTCAAGCCGGCGCTCTCCAGCGGCCAGCTCAAATGCATCGGCGCGACCACGTTCACCGAGTACCGCGGCATCTTCGAAAAAGACGCGGCCCTGTCGCGCCGGTTCCAGAAGGTCGATGTGGTGGAGCCGACCGTGCAGGAAACGGTGGACATCCTCAAGGGCCTCAAGTCGCGCTTCGAAGAGCACCACAGCGTGAAGTACGCCGCGGCGGCGCTGCAGGCAGCGGCCGAATTGTCGGCCAAGTACATCAACGACCGTCACCTGCCCGACAAGGCGATCGACGTGATCGACGAAGCCGGCGCAGCGCAACGCATCCAGGTGGCCAGCAAGCGCAAGAAGACCATCGGCAAGGCCGAGATCGAGGAAATCGTGGCGAAGATCGCGCGCATCCCGCCCGCGAACGTGTCCAACGACGACCGCAGCAAGCTGCAGACCATCGAGCGCGACCTCAAGAGCGTGGTGTTCGGCCAGGACAAGGCGCTGGAGGTGCTCGCTTCCGCCGTGAAGATGGCGCGTTCGGGCCTGGGCAAGGGCGACAAGCCGATCGGCTCGTTCCTGTTCAGCGGCCCCACTGGCGTCGGCAAGACCGAAGCGGCCAAGCAGCTCGCCTACATCATGGGCATCGAGCTGATCCGCTTCGACATGTCCGAGTACATGGAGCGCCATGCGGTGAGCCGCCTGATCGGTGCGCCTCCGGGCTATGTCGGGTTCGACCAGGGCGGGTTGCTGACCGAGGCGGTCACGAAGAAGCCGCACTCGGTGCTGCTGCTCGACGAGATCGAAAAGGCGCATCCGGACATCTTCAACGTGCTGCTGCAGGTGATGGACCACGGCACGCTGACCGACAACAACGGGCGCAAGGCCGACTTCCGCAACGTCATCATCATCATGACGACGAACGCGGGTGCCGAGACCATGAACAAGGCCACCATCGGGTTCACGAACCCGCGGCAGGCGGGCGACGAAATGGGCGACATCAAGCGCCTGTTCACGCCCGAGTTCCGCAACCGGCTGGATGCCATCGTGAACTTCAAGGCGCTGGACGAGCAGATCATCCTGCGCGTGGTGGACAAGTTCCTGCTGCAACTCGAGACCCAGTTGAGCGAGAAGAAGGTGGAGGTGACCTTCACCGACACGCTGCGCAAGCACCTGGCCAAGAAGGGCTTCGATCCGCTGATGGGCGCTCGCCCGATGCAGCGCCTGATCCAGGACACCATCCGCCGCGCCCTGGCCGACGAACTGCTGTTCGGCCGACTGACCGAAGGTGGACGCCTGACGGTGGACATCGAAGTGAAGACGGACGAAAAAGGCGTGGAAACGCCCGAGGTGCTGCTGGACATCCAGCCGCTGCCCAAGCGGGAGCGCTCGGCGAAATCCGAGCCGGCCGAGCCGGAAGAGGCGACGGCAGACTGA
- a CDS encoding outer membrane protein assembly factor BamD: MPRFPLPLLSALLAAGLMAGCSSTPEDKTAGWSPNRIYSEARDELNSGGYDKAVPLLEKLEGRAAGTPLAQQAQLEKAYAQYKAGEKAQAIATLDRFMKLHPASPAYDYALYLKGLVNFNDNLGLFSWLSRQDLSERDQKAAKDSFESFRELTTRFPESRYAQDSRQRMTYIVNSLAQYEVHVARYYYERGAYVAAISRAQIALADYKEVPALEEALYILVKSYDALGMTQLRDDAQRVMASSYPQSELNRDGLKAKSEPWWKVW, translated from the coding sequence ATGCCGCGTTTTCCCCTGCCCCTGTTGTCCGCCCTGCTGGCCGCCGGCCTGATGGCGGGCTGCTCCAGCACCCCCGAAGACAAGACCGCCGGCTGGAGCCCCAATCGCATCTACTCCGAAGCCCGCGACGAACTCAACAGCGGTGGCTACGACAAGGCCGTGCCCCTGCTGGAGAAGCTCGAAGGCCGCGCAGCCGGCACGCCGCTGGCGCAGCAGGCCCAACTGGAAAAGGCCTACGCCCAGTACAAGGCCGGCGAAAAAGCCCAGGCCATCGCCACGCTGGACCGCTTCATGAAGCTGCACCCCGCCAGCCCCGCCTACGACTACGCGCTGTACCTGAAGGGCCTCGTCAACTTCAACGACAACCTGGGGCTGTTCTCCTGGCTGTCGCGGCAGGACCTGTCCGAGCGCGACCAGAAGGCGGCCAAGGATTCGTTCGAGTCCTTCCGCGAGCTGACCACGCGGTTCCCGGAATCGCGCTATGCCCAGGACTCGCGCCAGCGCATGACCTACATCGTCAATTCCCTGGCGCAGTACGAAGTGCACGTGGCCCGCTACTACTACGAGCGCGGCGCCTATGTGGCGGCCATCAGCCGGGCCCAGATCGCCCTGGCCGACTACAAGGAAGTGCCTGCGCTGGAAGAGGCCCTGTACATCCTGGTGAAGTCCTACGACGCGCTGGGCATGACCCAGTTGCGCGACGATGCGCAGCGCGTCATGGCGAGTTCCTATCCGCAGAGCGAATTGAACCGCGATGGCCTCAAGGCCAAGTCGGAGCCGTGGTGGAAGGTGTGGTGA
- the dnaE gene encoding DNA polymerase III subunit alpha: MFVHLRLHTEFSVVDGTNRIDEVAKAAAKDGQPALAITDLGNLFGAIKFYKEARGKGVKPVLGAEVFVEPEEPGNPPSRMILLVQGKQGYLNLSELLARAWTRNVVKNQPLCTWAWLEELGEGLIALAGAQAGPVGQAIVKGDDAGAARLALRLAGLFPHRFYLEIQRAGRPDDEAHVVSAVQLAARLNLPVVATHPVQFATADDYEAHEARVCISEGEILGNQRRVRKFTREQYFKSSAQMEALFADVPSAIANTLEIAKRCNLTLVLGKPQLPDFPTPGGMPIDEYFRVASLEGLEERLAHLYPKEAERDQERPRYLERLEFEINTILKMGFPGYFLIVGDFIQWAKNNGCPVGPGRGSGAGSLVAYALKITDLDPLQYNLLFERFLNPERVSMPDFDIDFCQSNRDRVIDYVKDKYGKDAVSQIATFGTMAAKAAIRDVGRVMDMSYTFCDGISKLVPGKPGMSYTLQYPPNPKKEGDKNNYALELEPLLAERVQKEEDVKTIIEMAQKLEGMTRNIGMHAGGVLIAPGKLTDFCPLYQQPGSDSAVSQYDKDDVEAIGLVKFDFLGLATLTILEIAKEFIVERHKGQENFTFENIPLDDARTYQLFSDGKTEAVFQFESRGMQGMLKEARPSRLEDLIALNALYRPGPMDLIPSFVNRKHGKEVVEYPHPLVEKVLSETYGIMVYQEQVMQTAQVLGGYSLGGADMLRRAMGKKKAEEMAEHREIFRAGAAKQNISQEKADEVFDLMEKFAGYGFNKSHAAAYSLLAYQTGWLKVHYTAEFFCANMTVEMDDTDKLKVLFEDAMKKFGLTFEPPDVNRGMYRFEPVTDKVIRYGLGAIKGTGQQAIEAIIAARDGRGAGPRSDTKGPFTSLFDFCVRVDRTRLNKRTLEALIKAGAFDAMNMNRASLVASIDRAFDFANATLANANQGGLFDMMGEDAHGSSTQEPELVEMVPWGVKERLTQEKTAVGFYLSGHLFDEVASEVRCFVRTQIEELLDSREPQILAGIISDFRVINGQRGRLALFKLDDKSATIEASADENVVNAHRDMLKDDEFVVMSGRLQLDHFSGGLRVKVQQVWDLAAARAKFGRYLQVAIGDTAPDVQRLVREFPPRRQETEQGEVLVHGLRVRMGIRCKAGQGQAVAELQLGEGSRFFPSDAALAAWSAQAGTGSVNVVYDAG, encoded by the coding sequence ATGTTTGTCCATTTGCGCCTGCACACCGAATTTTCCGTCGTCGACGGCACCAACCGCATCGATGAAGTGGCCAAGGCGGCCGCCAAGGACGGCCAGCCCGCCCTGGCGATCACCGACCTCGGCAATCTTTTCGGCGCCATCAAGTTCTACAAGGAAGCGCGGGGCAAGGGCGTCAAGCCCGTGCTGGGCGCCGAAGTGTTCGTCGAGCCCGAGGAGCCGGGCAATCCGCCCTCCCGCATGATCCTGCTGGTGCAGGGCAAGCAGGGGTACCTGAACCTCTCGGAACTGCTCGCGCGCGCCTGGACGCGCAATGTGGTGAAGAACCAGCCCCTGTGCACCTGGGCCTGGCTGGAGGAATTGGGGGAGGGCCTCATCGCGTTGGCGGGTGCCCAGGCCGGTCCCGTGGGACAGGCGATCGTGAAGGGCGACGACGCGGGGGCCGCGCGCCTGGCACTGCGGCTGGCCGGGCTGTTCCCCCATCGCTTCTACCTGGAGATCCAGCGCGCGGGCCGGCCCGACGACGAAGCCCACGTGGTGTCGGCCGTGCAACTGGCCGCCCGGCTGAACCTGCCCGTCGTCGCGACCCATCCCGTGCAGTTCGCCACGGCCGACGATTACGAGGCGCACGAGGCGCGCGTCTGCATCTCCGAGGGCGAAATCCTGGGTAACCAGCGGCGCGTGCGTAAGTTCACGCGCGAGCAGTACTTCAAATCGAGCGCGCAGATGGAGGCGCTGTTCGCCGACGTGCCGTCCGCGATCGCCAACACGCTGGAGATCGCCAAGCGCTGCAACCTGACCCTGGTGCTGGGCAAGCCGCAGCTGCCGGATTTTCCCACCCCGGGTGGCATGCCCATCGACGAGTACTTCCGGGTGGCTTCGCTGGAGGGGCTGGAAGAACGCCTGGCGCACCTGTACCCCAAGGAGGCCGAGCGCGACCAGGAGCGCCCGCGCTACCTGGAGCGGCTGGAGTTCGAGATCAACACCATCCTGAAGATGGGGTTCCCGGGCTACTTCCTGATCGTGGGGGACTTCATCCAGTGGGCCAAGAACAACGGCTGTCCGGTGGGGCCGGGCCGGGGCTCCGGTGCGGGCTCGCTGGTGGCCTATGCGCTCAAGATCACCGACCTGGACCCGCTGCAGTACAACCTGCTGTTCGAACGGTTCCTGAACCCCGAGCGGGTGTCGATGCCCGACTTCGACATCGATTTCTGCCAGTCCAACCGCGACCGCGTGATCGACTATGTGAAGGACAAGTACGGCAAGGATGCCGTGAGCCAGATCGCCACGTTCGGCACCATGGCCGCAAAGGCCGCCATCCGCGACGTGGGCCGGGTCATGGACATGAGCTACACCTTCTGCGACGGCATTTCCAAGCTCGTGCCCGGCAAGCCCGGCATGTCGTACACGCTGCAGTACCCGCCCAACCCCAAGAAGGAAGGCGACAAGAACAACTACGCACTCGAACTGGAGCCGCTGCTGGCCGAGCGCGTGCAGAAGGAAGAAGACGTCAAGACCATCATCGAGATGGCGCAAAAGCTCGAGGGCATGACCCGCAACATCGGCATGCACGCCGGGGGCGTGCTCATCGCCCCGGGCAAGCTCACCGATTTTTGCCCGCTCTACCAGCAGCCGGGCAGCGATTCCGCCGTGAGCCAGTACGACAAGGACGATGTGGAAGCCATCGGCCTGGTGAAGTTCGACTTCTTGGGCCTGGCCACGCTGACCATCCTGGAGATCGCCAAGGAGTTCATCGTCGAGCGCCACAAGGGCCAGGAGAACTTCACGTTCGAGAACATTCCGCTGGACGATGCGCGCACCTACCAGCTGTTCTCCGATGGCAAGACCGAAGCCGTGTTCCAGTTTGAAAGCCGCGGCATGCAGGGCATGCTCAAGGAGGCACGTCCCAGCCGGCTGGAAGACCTGATCGCTCTGAACGCGCTGTACCGGCCGGGTCCGATGGACCTGATCCCCAGTTTCGTGAACCGCAAGCACGGAAAGGAGGTGGTGGAGTACCCCCATCCGTTGGTCGAGAAGGTGCTGTCGGAAACCTACGGGATCATGGTGTACCAGGAGCAGGTGATGCAGACCGCCCAGGTGCTGGGCGGCTACTCGCTCGGCGGCGCCGACATGCTGCGCCGGGCGATGGGCAAGAAGAAGGCCGAGGAGATGGCCGAGCACCGCGAGATCTTCCGCGCGGGTGCGGCCAAGCAGAACATCAGCCAGGAAAAGGCCGACGAGGTGTTCGACCTGATGGAGAAGTTCGCGGGGTACGGCTTCAACAAGTCGCACGCGGCCGCCTACTCGCTGCTGGCCTACCAGACCGGCTGGCTCAAGGTGCACTACACGGCCGAATTCTTCTGCGCCAACATGACGGTGGAAATGGACGACACCGACAAGCTCAAGGTGCTGTTCGAAGACGCCATGAAGAAGTTCGGGCTGACGTTCGAGCCGCCGGACGTGAACCGGGGCATGTACCGGTTCGAGCCGGTCACGGACAAGGTCATCCGCTACGGCCTGGGTGCCATCAAGGGCACGGGCCAGCAGGCGATCGAGGCCATCATCGCGGCCCGGGACGGGCGCGGGGCGGGACCGCGCAGCGATACCAAGGGCCCTTTCACCAGCCTGTTCGACTTCTGCGTGCGCGTGGACCGCACGCGCCTGAACAAGCGCACGCTGGAGGCGCTCATCAAGGCGGGCGCCTTCGATGCCATGAACATGAACCGGGCCTCGCTCGTTGCCTCGATCGACCGGGCGTTCGACTTCGCGAACGCGACGCTGGCCAACGCCAACCAGGGCGGCCTGTTCGACATGATGGGCGAGGACGCCCACGGCTCCAGCACGCAAGAGCCCGAACTCGTCGAGATGGTGCCCTGGGGCGTGAAGGAACGCCTCACGCAGGAAAAGACGGCCGTGGGCTTTTACCTGTCGGGCCACCTGTTCGACGAGGTGGCCAGCGAGGTGCGCTGTTTCGTGCGCACGCAGATCGAGGAACTGCTCGACAGCCGAGAACCCCAGATCCTGGCCGGCATCATCAGCGATTTCCGGGTCATCAACGGGCAGCGGGGCCGGCTGGCCTTGTTCAAGCTGGACGACAAGTCCGCCACCATCGAAGCCTCGGCTGACGAGAACGTGGTCAATGCCCACCGGGACATGCTGAAGGACGACGAATTCGTGGTCATGAGCGGCCGCCTGCAGCTCGACCATTTCAGCGGCGGGCTGCGGGTCAAGGTGCAGCAGGTGTGGGACCTGGCGGCGGCGCGGGCCAAGTTCGGGCGCTACCTGCAGGTTGCCATCGGCGATACCGCGCCGGACGTGCAGCGCCTGGTGCGTGAATTCCCACCCCGCCGGCAGGAAACCGAGCAGGGCGAGGTGCTGGTGCACGGCCTTCGGGTGCGCATGGGCATCCGCTGCAAGGCCGGCCAGGGCCAGGCCGTGGCGGAGTTGCAACTGGGCGAGGGCAGCCGTTTCTTCCCCTCCGATGCCGCTTTGGCGGCGTGGAGCGCCCAGGCCGGCACCGGTTCGGTCAATGTGGTGTACGACGCGGGCTAG
- the clpS gene encoding ATP-dependent Clp protease adapter ClpS, with product MKSMATKPPSPTPAPPTRTPARDDGGSVVLERRTQKTQPPQMFQVVMLNDDFTPMEFVIVVLQEFFSKDREAATQIMLKIHLDGKGVCGVYSRDVAATKVEQVREAAHKAGHPLQCLSEPVE from the coding sequence ATGAAATCCATGGCAACTAAACCACCTTCCCCCACCCCCGCTCCGCCCACCAGGACGCCAGCGCGGGACGATGGCGGTTCGGTCGTGCTCGAACGTCGCACGCAAAAGACCCAGCCGCCGCAAATGTTTCAGGTGGTCATGCTCAATGATGACTTCACGCCGATGGAATTCGTCATCGTCGTGCTGCAGGAATTCTTCAGCAAAGACCGGGAAGCCGCCACGCAGATCATGCTGAAAATCCATTTGGACGGCAAAGGCGTATGTGGGGTGTATTCCCGCGATGTCGCCGCCACCAAAGTGGAGCAGGTCCGCGAGGCGGCCCACAAGGCGGGGCATCCGCTGCAATGCCTCAGCGAGCCTGTTGAATAA
- a CDS encoding PP2C family protein-serine/threonine phosphatase, translated as MTKPFRLTASTGIHKGDREYQQDQVALIAHPRYNGCVLGVVADGMGGRSGGRKASDQVMLTARQWFERYSPDTDDTATMLKHMVEEAHIVIRLTAISAEQEPHSTVAAFIINPRGDCHWAHAGDSRIYHFQGARLAHRTSDHSYVQALVDRGEITEAEANTHPHSNILVGCLGTESDPPVAQHMIPQLLPGDVLLACSDGVWHYFSPTELASVVDSLSPREATEFLIEKARSRARGGGDNLSLAIVKIEALAEEKKPARLVR; from the coding sequence ATGACCAAACCGTTTCGCCTCACTGCGTCAACCGGCATCCACAAAGGCGATCGTGAATACCAGCAGGACCAGGTCGCGTTGATCGCCCACCCCCGCTACAACGGCTGCGTGCTCGGGGTCGTGGCAGACGGCATGGGGGGGCGCAGCGGAGGGCGCAAGGCGTCCGATCAGGTGATGCTCACGGCCCGGCAATGGTTCGAGCGGTACTCGCCGGACACCGACGACACCGCGACGATGCTCAAGCACATGGTGGAAGAGGCGCACATTGTGATCCGCCTCACCGCCATCTCGGCCGAGCAGGAGCCCCACAGCACGGTGGCGGCCTTCATCATCAATCCCCGGGGCGACTGCCACTGGGCGCATGCCGGCGATTCGCGCATCTACCACTTCCAGGGCGCGCGGCTGGCCCATCGCACCAGCGACCACTCGTATGTGCAGGCCCTGGTCGACCGCGGCGAAATCACCGAGGCCGAGGCCAACACCCATCCGCACTCCAACATCCTGGTGGGCTGCCTTGGCACCGAGAGCGATCCGCCGGTGGCCCAGCACATGATTCCGCAACTGCTGCCGGGCGACGTGCTCCTGGCGTGCAGCGACGGTGTCTGGCACTATTTTTCGCCCACGGAACTGGCCTCGGTGGTGGACTCGCTGTCCCCGCGCGAAGCCACGGAATTCCTTATCGAGAAAGCGCGGTCACGGGCCCGTGGTGGCGGAGACAACCTCTCGCTCGCCATCGTGAAGATCGAGGCGCTGGCCGAAGAGAAGAAGCCGGCCCGGCTCGTCCGCTGA
- a CDS encoding ATP-dependent DNA helicase — protein MELPRIESLVHGVQAAFEEGGVLSLAQAHFSPRAGQTEMALAVAETIEQGGALVVEAGTGVGKTFSYLVPALLSGERVLVSTATKALQDQLFARDLPRLVQALALPVRTALLKGRASYLCLHRMELARQDGAAHDAAVARVLARVETWSQGTVSGDLAELPGLDERSPVIPLVTSTRENCLGSPCPRFRACHVHRARREALAADVVVINHHLFFADQAVRDSGMAELLPSVRVVVFDEAHQLNETGVQFMGRQASTAQLLDFSRDVMAVGLQFARGLADWLGVAAALDRAGRDLRLAAGRAPAGSRLRWTGEVPDGVDPGEWHAAMHQVVGACRAALSALDTVSEIAPDFVRLHGRALQLMERMDGFSQPCGADAVRWVDVAGALRLVEAPLDIAGPMRSLWQLPAGEPETEASAWDEPEAAAVLSQGKPRAWIFTSATLGDDATLRWFTEPCGLQDARILRVESPFDYASQAAFHVPLELPKPSDPVHSAALAAWVGGAVVVLGGRTLVLTTTLKALRTIGDALQVRFAADSGIEVLVQGQWPKRRLMERFREGASEGRAGCVLVASATFWEGFDVPGEALQLVVIDKLPFPPPGDPLVEARSQRLEQAKRSAFRYFSLPEAAIALKQGAGRLIRNESDRGVLVVADTRLVEMGYGKRLLSALPPMRRLHTAQEFDAALRALTTPSTTAPTWP, from the coding sequence ATGGAACTGCCTCGCATCGAATCGCTCGTCCATGGCGTGCAGGCCGCGTTCGAAGAGGGCGGCGTGCTGTCGCTGGCCCAGGCGCATTTCTCGCCCCGCGCCGGCCAGACCGAGATGGCGCTGGCGGTGGCCGAAACCATCGAGCAGGGTGGCGCCCTGGTGGTGGAGGCGGGAACGGGCGTCGGCAAGACGTTTTCCTATCTGGTGCCGGCGTTGCTCAGTGGCGAGCGGGTGCTGGTGTCCACCGCCACCAAGGCGCTGCAGGACCAGCTGTTCGCACGCGACCTGCCCCGCCTTGTTCAGGCGCTGGCTTTGCCGGTGCGCACCGCGTTGCTCAAGGGGCGGGCCAGCTACCTTTGCCTGCACCGCATGGAGTTGGCGCGCCAGGACGGCGCCGCGCACGATGCGGCTGTGGCGCGGGTGCTGGCCCGGGTGGAAACCTGGTCGCAGGGCACGGTGAGCGGCGACCTGGCCGAGCTGCCGGGGCTGGATGAGCGGTCTCCGGTGATTCCGCTGGTCACCTCCACCCGCGAGAACTGCCTGGGTTCGCCGTGCCCGCGCTTTCGGGCCTGCCATGTCCACCGTGCCCGGCGCGAGGCGCTGGCTGCCGATGTGGTGGTGATCAACCACCACCTCTTTTTTGCGGACCAGGCTGTTCGCGATTCCGGCATGGCCGAACTGCTGCCTTCCGTGCGCGTCGTCGTCTTCGACGAAGCGCACCAACTGAACGAAACCGGCGTGCAATTCATGGGCCGGCAAGCCTCCACCGCGCAGTTGCTGGACTTTTCGCGCGACGTGATGGCGGTGGGCCTGCAGTTCGCCCGCGGGCTGGCCGATTGGCTGGGGGTGGCCGCCGCGCTGGACCGCGCCGGCCGCGACCTGCGCCTGGCCGCGGGCCGTGCCCCGGCGGGTTCTCGGTTGCGCTGGACCGGCGAGGTGCCCGACGGGGTGGATCCCGGCGAATGGCATGCGGCCATGCATCAGGTGGTCGGTGCCTGCCGCGCCGCCCTGTCGGCCCTGGACACCGTGAGCGAGATCGCCCCGGACTTCGTGCGCCTGCATGGTCGTGCCCTCCAGCTCATGGAGCGCATGGACGGCTTTTCGCAGCCCTGCGGCGCGGATGCGGTCCGATGGGTGGATGTGGCGGGTGCGTTGCGGCTCGTGGAAGCGCCGCTCGACATCGCGGGCCCGATGCGGTCCCTGTGGCAGCTGCCTGCCGGTGAGCCCGAGACCGAGGCATCGGCCTGGGACGAGCCGGAAGCGGCCGCGGTGCTGTCTCAGGGCAAGCCCCGCGCATGGATCTTCACCTCGGCCACCCTGGGGGACGATGCGACCCTGCGCTGGTTCACCGAGCCCTGCGGTTTGCAGGACGCGCGCATCCTGCGGGTGGAGAGCCCGTTCGACTATGCATCGCAGGCGGCCTTCCATGTGCCCCTGGAACTGCCCAAGCCTTCCGACCCCGTCCACAGCGCGGCATTGGCAGCCTGGGTGGGCGGCGCGGTGGTGGTGCTCGGAGGGCGCACCCTGGTGCTCACCACCACGCTCAAGGCCCTGCGGACCATCGGCGATGCGCTGCAGGTCCGGTTCGCCGCGGATTCCGGCATCGAGGTGCTGGTGCAGGGCCAGTGGCCCAAGCGGCGTTTGATGGAGCGGTTCCGCGAAGGCGCGTCCGAGGGGCGGGCAGGGTGCGTGCTGGTCGCGTCCGCCACGTTCTGGGAAGGGTTCGACGTGCCGGGCGAGGCCCTGCAACTGGTGGTGATCGACAAGCTGCCGTTTCCGCCACCGGGCGATCCGCTGGTGGAGGCGCGCTCCCAGCGGCTGGAGCAGGCCAAACGCAGTGCCTTCCGGTACTTTTCGCTGCCGGAGGCCGCGATCGCCCTCAAACAGGGTGCGGGGCGGTTGATTCGCAATGAGAGCGACCGGGGCGTACTGGTGGTGGCCGACACCCGCCTGGTCGAGATGGGCTACGGCAAGCGCCTGCTGTCAGCCTTGCCACCCATGCGGCGCCTTCACACGGCGCAGGAATTCGATGCGGCGCTGCGCGCGCTCACCACACCTTCCACCACGGCTCCGACTTGGCCTTGA